The DNA segment catattgcataaataaatattaaaaatattagtttaaatatttatctttttataGAAAGAAATAACAGTTAAAGGCTATACATAAAAGCTTTCAAGCACAGTTCAAGCAAACTCTCGTTAAATAACCGAATACTtcgtttaaaaaatgttaatttttttattgaaattcgtACAAAAATATCTTATTAAGGAAATTTAAAGTCTTCTTCACAAATATCTCTCAATCTATCAATTTCAAACAATAGATGTGGATACTTGATATAAACTCGAGGCTGAATGCCAAGAATGGTAGCCAATCTTCTCATGGTTGGTCTCATTAGTGGCTCTTTATCCCAGCACTTTTGAATTAATAGTTTTATGCAATTCAAAAACTCAAACTTTTTAAGTTTGTCAATATCATCTATATTCGGACGCTTACCTTCTTGAATaggaaaaaattatagaaaataaagaattatatcAAATTGCTGTGTTCTTTAATTCACTCTTAccatcatttatttttctttgtaaaGCCATTGGTTCCATTTGCTGAGAGTCATTAAAGGGCTTCTCTCCAGACATTACTTCCCAGAAAacaatgccaaagctaaaaaCATCACACCTTTCCGTGTAACTCCCTCCTTCATTCTGTATAAATTGAAGAATCAAAGTATACCAATGTTTTATGtgattaacataaaattatatatacttacGCATATTTCTGGAGCCATATAAGCATATGTCCCAATACATTCCGTATTAACCGTTGCTAGTTCTTTAATTGTGCCAAAATCACATATTTTCACCGTACGGTAGTTGTTACAAAGCAAAAGGTTGTTAGACTTAAGATCCCGAtggactttttttttggtcatgTAAGTATTCCATGCCCTAAGAGCAATCGAATTTTGAATACGGATCACATTTTAAAGACAATTCAGCTTACCTTAGCTATCTGGCTCATCCAATTAAGCTTTCCATCtagtgttatttttatattcgatTCATGCAAGAAGTTATGGAGTGAACCACAATCGGCGAACTCAAAAAGCATGCAAATTCTATTTTCGGAATCTTTTGTTACTCCATAGAAAGTGATAATATTCGGATGATTGAgaacttttatgtttttaatttcatttaaaattgctttttcATTATTTCCTGTATTGTTTATGACGCCacgaattttttttaacaacaaTCGCTTTGTTTTCAGTTCTCCAATGTGCTTTGTAAACATCACCAAAGGTACCACCGGCTATCTATAATGATCAATAAACAGCATGAATGATTAATGATCAAAATGACTATAAAACTTACATAATCTCCCAATTGTAGATCGCCGTACTCCACATTAAAATCAATGTTTTCCATCGTTGATTGTCGCAATACTAAATCTTACTAAttcttttaatgaatttaaactGATAAGAAAATATCGATAATTCGTCATTGCAATGATGGGATTATTAAAGACATTCACACGATATTTTTAAAGCGATGAACTCAATTGCATAAATcagttgcatacttttaagcaaaattaaaataatgtacagCTTAATGTCACTTATTCAAAAAAATCTGTTTAGATTGCTTATTCACTTTTAAGAgataaataaaagtgaaaatcaaCGATTTTGTCAATAAATTACAAAGACCTGAAGAGCAGTAAGGTAAATAATCTTTGGACAACTCAAcatgttttttctttgaagAGAATAATTTAATCGAAGTGTCTAATATATGTGtgaataatatataacataccAGTACAATTGACATATAACATACTACGAGAGTGTAATGACATTTAAATCTTTTCCTAACTCCTAAGAGTTGTAACATCAGATATACTTAATATTCTGTCTTCAATCAATGGAACAATGAAGCCTATTATTTTCCTGAAAGCTTcagcttaaaaaaaattaatcttGTTTAAGATCTATAagataataagaaaaaacgtatgagataataataataataataataataataataatagattaaTCAagtttgaaaaaaatgtgtgtactttatgtttctttaaacagaaacaaaaatcgaaaacatCGAAATCATTTTCTTGAActgcattaatttttaaaaataacacacttaaagaaatactttacCGTCACACAACTACTAAACTGACATTTTTAAACACAGACATAAAATTTTACCAAATGCATCATGCAGCATTTTTGTTGTGAAGCATATTTTAATGCACTCTAAGCAAAAGGAATGTAGAAAGTTTTAGATTTATATATTGTGCTGACGATACTCTTAAAACCAAGTGATGGTTCAAATTTTAcatgtttttaaaattgatttaaaaaaaaaataataaatttcaattcataatcgctggtgtatttttattttttataaatctgTCACAAGGCTCACGGGCACAATAGCACATGCTAAAATTTTATGTGATTAAGTTCACATCTCATTAACAAGTTGTTCCAGCTGTGAGCACGAAGAGAATTAATGCGTCGACTTCAAAATACCCCCTAAATtgtaaactaaatatttgaaaatatatccGACACTTAGATCTTGtggttattatttttttgtataaagaTAGTAGTATGAAGTTAGAAAATTTACctaataaaaaatcaatacCTTCAAAGAGCCTAttgtttacattaaaaatgtgtaagACTTTTCCAAAACTCATTTTtagtcaatttaaataaaaaagatttgCAATGGTTAAAGAATGCTGCTTACACAAATTGTGTATGTTGTCagtcaaaacaaacaaattattttgtatagaaTATATGATGCAGAGAAAATAGtacaataatattacatttgaaaattaaaatattaatgctTTACAAGCTTCGCCACACTTCTACTACTTTAAagggtatatttaaaaaacaacataaaaataaaaaattcaaaattcgtctttttttagattttattgcGCACCAGCCCGCATCGTAAAGATTGAAACAAAAACGATACAGCATTTGAATGGGAAACATCTTCGTACTCtctagtttttaataaatttaaattgattcatCGATTATTGAACCATATGAATAAACGAAAGTGTGCGATTATTAATCGAATTTAATCGAAGAAACGTGAATATTATCGATAATCAAATGactttttcaataaatgaaatgaaaatgctacGATTCATTTAGAGTAACAGCAGTttgttgaattgttttttcattttctgtgGCAAAAAACACTCATCTCAGCAATTGACTGGCTATGCTTGGAGCAACCTTATGTATTTTGTTCTGTTGACGGTTGATATTTGAACTACTGaaattgattgcaattaaataaagtgaTTCAATATtaacaaactttaaatgttgaaataaatgttttgcatttttacaacattttaatttcttattataCTCGTATAATCAGCATCGTACTTATCTTATCTTACAGAATATTTCCTTGTTTCGCTGATGTTAGCGAAATGGCTATTTTTTAACACATCGTTCTGTGTTTTTCGATTCGCGGGTAAAAATTGCAGTGTCACGACTATTCCGTTGTATAATCGATTAATGATTAGGAAATCGAAAGatacatttttgatataaTTAATTCCATAATTAAAGCAAAGTAATCGATTATTGTGTATCGTATGATAAAATTCGTAACCTTGAGTTATAGGTGTTATGCAACATAGATCAGTTTGTATTAAAATAGAGTGtctttaaaaattaacaagaaaataaacCTGCATTCAAGTTTCGGTAAACTGACTTTTCTGTATAACACCTAACATTCTCTTTAAACATGACGCGTAACATAGATTGGGATGAATTGACTGTCGATAATCAGGTAAAATACAaagtttatttgcatattataaaaaatgtaattcgaTTCAAATTCCTCAGTGTATTGGATCAGGCTCTTTCGGCGCTGTATTCAAGGCGACATGGAACTCAAAAAATGGTCAAAAAGCGGTCGTGATTAAACAATTTCATCATAACTCAAGTgacgacaaaaataaaaaagaagtgGACATGCTATCGCTCGTCAATCATGATAATATTGTAAAGTTAATAGGTACTACAAGAGATGAGAATGAAAGAGTGGCCATTGTAATGGAATACGCAGAGTGGGGCTCGCTTCATAGCTTTCTGCACAATGAGGAAAATAAGGACATCATTTTACCACATTCACTGCGTATTAGCTGGATGCTGCAATGTGCGAAGGTAactgaataaatgaataatcaaattgattttctaCACGTTTATCTCATTTTAAGGCCATTAAATACCTTCATGAACTCAGTCCGATAATTCTTCATCGTGATCTAAAACCAAGAAATCTACtgctttttaataattgtctaacattgaaaatatgtgaTTTTGGCACAGTTAAGACGCTTGAAG comes from the Drosophila sulfurigaster albostrigata strain 15112-1811.04 chromosome 2L, ASM2355843v2, whole genome shotgun sequence genome and includes:
- the LOC133838035 gene encoding mitogen-activated protein kinase kinase kinase 7-like isoform X4, whose translation is MTKKKVHRDLKSNNLLLCNNYRTVKICDFGTIKELATVNTECIGTYAYMAPEICNEGGSYTERCDVFSFGIVFWEVMSGEKPFNDSQQMEPMALQRKINDEGKRPNIDDIDKLKKFEFLNCIKLLIQKCWDKEPLMRPTMRRLATILGIQPRVYIKYPHLLFEIDRLRDICEEDFKFP